The following is a genomic window from Sedimenticola thiotaurini.
TTTAAGTATGGTGCCGATGGCCGGATTTGAACCGGCACGGCTTGCGCCACTACCCCCTCAAGATAGCGTGTCTACCAATTTCACCACATCGGCATGCAGGCTGCCTGAGCCTGATTACAAATTATATCATTCAGTTCCCTTCGGCTGTTCGCCACCACCGGTTGTTGTGGAGGGAATCACGGGTATCTCTTCTGCTGCGGCGCCGGCTGCGGGACCGGGAATAGCCGGGACTTCAGACACAGGCGCCGGATCGGAGACCGGCACCTCCACCGCTGGCTGAGTATCTTCGATAATCAGTCCGGGGCGTTCCACTGACTGCATGGCAAACCAACCCATTCCCAGGCTGGTCAGGAAGAAAAGAGTTGCCAGCAAGGCGGTCGCCCGGCTTAAAAAGTTGGCGGAACCTGCGGCACCGAATACGGTACCCGATGACCCGGAACCAAAAGCCGCGCCTGCGTCAGCACCCTTGCCGTGCTGCATCAGCACAAGACCAATGACGCCCAACGCCAGGAAGAGATGGACTACGACCAGAACTGTTTGCATTCAGGTTTCCGTTGTATCGCTGAAAATTCAAAGCGCGCATTGTACATGATGCAGATGCGATAAAGAAGACACATCAACACCAAAACACCAAATTTTTACGGCGCATCACATGAAAAATCCGGACAATCATCCCAAACAGGGGAAGAAGTGCTCCGATTTCTGTTACCGGTCAGTTGGCGGCCGTGCAGATTCCAAGAAAATCTGCCGCATTGAGCGAAGCGCCTCCGATGAGCCCCCCGTCAATATCCGGCTTGGCAATCAGTTCCTGAGCATTATCCGGTTTCATGCTGCCACCGTACAGGATACGGAGACCTTCGGCCACCGTTGCGTCCTGTTCAGCCACCCGTTGGCGAATAAAACCATGTACTTCCTGGGCCTGTTCCGGTGTAGCGGTCTTGCCGGTACCGATTGCCCAAACCGGCTCATAGGCCACCACCCCATCAGCCAGTGCACCGACGCCCTCCAGCTGAATCACTGCATCCAATTGACGGGCAACCACCGATTCAGTCACCCCCTGCTCCCGCTCATCCAGGGTTTCGCCAACACAGAGTATCGGGATCAGGCCGGCTGCCCGGGCAGCGGCGTATTTGCGTGCCACCAGCTCATCGGTTTCGCCATGATAAGCGCGCCGTTCCGAGTGACCGACAATCACGTATTGGCAACCAAAATCCTTCAACATGGAGGTGGCGATCTCGCCGGTATAGGCACCGGAGGCTTCGGCTGAGACGTCCTGCCCTCCCCAGCCAATCCCACTCCCCTGTAACTGTTGCTGGACAGCCGGCAGATAGATGGCTGGAGCACAGACAGCAACAGCTGCACGCTTCACATCGCCCATGCCAGCCTTAATGCCCTGGAGCAGCAGGCTGATGCTCTCCAGAGAGCCGTTCATTTTCCAGTTACCCGCAACGAGTGGTTGACGCATCTTTCTCTCCTGACCGGCAATCCCTTGCGGATCGCCATCAATTGTTTCCGGGGGAATCCTAGTAAGGGGAGAAAGTCTATCCAGCGACCCGGGCCAAATCAAATCAACAAATGGTATAGATGGGATCAGTTCTCCCTATGATTGGGACTCCTGATGTGGTGGCTGGATTCGGCTATCGACCTAGACCGGCTCACTCACTAACTGAGTCAACACATCCACAATCTGCTGGGACAACTGATCGACCTGCAGATCGTCCGGTCCTTCTACTGTTACCCGAAGCAGGGGCTCTGTACCGGAAGGCCGCAGCAACACCCGTCCAGAACCGGCCAGCGCGCGCTCAGCTTCCGCCACCGCCTCGCACACCGAACCGGCAGCCATCAGCTCTGCAGCCGGGACACTACCCAGCTTCACATTCCGGGTGATCTGTGGGAATTTCTTGTAACCATCCCGCAACTCTTTCAACGTCCTGCCGCTCTTGTTGATCTCCGCCAGGACCTGTAGAGCCGAAATGATACCATCACCCGTGGTGGTCCGATCCAGACAGATAATGTGCCCCGATGGCTCTCCGCCCAGGGACCAGCGCTCCAGCTGCAACCGCTCCAGAATATAGCGATCTCCCACGTCCGTGCGTACCAGATCTATACCCTGTTCATTCAGGGCGTATTCCAGGCCGAAATTAGTCATCTTGGTACCGACAATGCCCCCTTCCAGGACGCCCCGACGCAATCGGGAACAGGCGATGATGTAGAGAATGTCATCCCCATCAAGCACTGAACCACCGGCATCCACCATCATCAGACGGTCTCCATCCCCGTCCAGGGCGATACCCAGATCTGCCTGTTGCTCCAGCACCGCTTTCTGCAGAGTCTCGATATGGGTGGAACCGACACCAGCGTTGATATTCAACCCATCCGGTTCAGCACCGATGGCTACCACCTCCGCACCCAATTCCCGGAACACATGGGGAGCGATGTGGTAGGTCGCGCCATGGGCGCAATCCACAACAATCTTCATTCCCTTGAAGCTCATGGTCCAGGGAATGGTACTCTTACAAAATTCAATATAGCGGCCAGCGGCGTCATTGACCCGATACGCCTTGCCGAGGTGTTCAGAATCCACCGTGGTCATCGGCTTATCCAGTTCCTGTTCGATCTGGATCTCCACCTCGTCAGGTAACTTTTTACCTTCACTGGAAAAGAACTTGATGCCGTTGTCGCAGTGGGGATTGTGCGAAGCGCTGATCACAATACCGGCCTGGGCATGCAGAGTACGGGTCAGATAGGCGATTCCCGGGGTCGGCATGGGGCCCAGCAGATGGATATCCACCCCGGCAGCCACCAAGCCGGCCTCCAGCGCCGACTCCAGCAGATAGCCCGATATCCGGGTATCCTTGCCGATCAGAACCTTACCACCGCGCCCCTGACCGAGGACGCGCCCCGCAGCCCAGCCCAGACGCATGACAAACTCGGGCGTTATTTTTCCCTCACCAACACGGCCGCGGATACCATCGGTACCAAAATATTTCCGTTTCAAGCTGCTCCCCTCTGTCCCGGCAAGTCTTGCAAATTATGTTGAAAAATCGATGAGCAACCAGCTGCTCCAAACCAGATCAGGGATCTGCTATGCAGGCATCATTCCTGTCCAGCTGCTCCCATCACCGCGTGGGTCATGCGCACCGCCTCGGCGGTCGCCTTAACATCGTGAGTCCGTACAATATCCGCCCCCCGCTCCACAGCCATCACGGCGCAAGCCAACCCACCAGGCAAGCGTTGATCCACCGGTATGCCATCCAGCACCGCCCCAATCATCGATTTTCTGGAGATACCGACCAACAGGGGAAGTTGCAATTCGCGGAATCGATCGAGATGGCGTAACAGGGTGAGGTTGTGCTGTAACGACTTGCCAAAACCGAACCCCGGATCCAGTAACAGCTGCTGCCGGGGAATGCCTGCTGCAACACAGGCCTCCACCCGGGAGCGCAGAAACGCCATCACATCGGTCACCACATTCTGGTACTGTGGATTCTGCTGCATGGTGCGGGGCTGGCCCTGCATGTGCATCAGACAGACCGGCACGCCCGACTCCTTCGCAGCAGCCACGGCACCCTCATCGCGCAGCGCCATCACATCATTGATCAGTCCGGCACCTGCAGCAACCGCCTCGCGCATGACCGTGGCCTTATTGGTATCCACAG
Proteins encoded in this region:
- the secG gene encoding preprotein translocase subunit SecG, yielding MQTVLVVVHLFLALGVIGLVLMQHGKGADAGAAFGSGSSGTVFGAAGSANFLSRATALLATLFFLTSLGMGWFAMQSVERPGLIIEDTQPAVEVPVSDPAPVSEVPAIPGPAAGAAAEEIPVIPSTTTGGGEQPKGTE
- the tpiA gene encoding triose-phosphate isomerase, whose product is MRQPLVAGNWKMNGSLESISLLLQGIKAGMGDVKRAAVAVCAPAIYLPAVQQQLQGSGIGWGGQDVSAEASGAYTGEIATSMLKDFGCQYVIVGHSERRAYHGETDELVARKYAAARAAGLIPILCVGETLDEREQGVTESVVARQLDAVIQLEGVGALADGVVAYEPVWAIGTGKTATPEQAQEVHGFIRQRVAEQDATVAEGLRILYGGSMKPDNAQELIAKPDIDGGLIGGASLNAADFLGICTAAN
- the glmM gene encoding phosphoglucosamine mutase, with translation MKRKYFGTDGIRGRVGEGKITPEFVMRLGWAAGRVLGQGRGGKVLIGKDTRISGYLLESALEAGLVAAGVDIHLLGPMPTPGIAYLTRTLHAQAGIVISASHNPHCDNGIKFFSSEGKKLPDEVEIQIEQELDKPMTTVDSEHLGKAYRVNDAAGRYIEFCKSTIPWTMSFKGMKIVVDCAHGATYHIAPHVFRELGAEVVAIGAEPDGLNINAGVGSTHIETLQKAVLEQQADLGIALDGDGDRLMMVDAGGSVLDGDDILYIIACSRLRRGVLEGGIVGTKMTNFGLEYALNEQGIDLVRTDVGDRYILERLQLERWSLGGEPSGHIICLDRTTTGDGIISALQVLAEINKSGRTLKELRDGYKKFPQITRNVKLGSVPAAELMAAGSVCEAVAEAERALAGSGRVLLRPSGTEPLLRVTVEGPDDLQVDQLSQQIVDVLTQLVSEPV
- the folP gene encoding dihydropteroate synthase, which encodes MTILDCAGKPVDLTQPRIMGILNVTPDSFSDGGDFISPDAALKRARAMVDEGADLLDIGGESTRPGAQAVSEQEELDRIIPVIAAIAAEIPVPISVDTNKATVMREAVAAGAGLINDVMALRDEGAVAAAKESGVPVCLMHMQGQPRTMQQNPQYQNVVTDVMAFLRSRVEACVAAGIPRQQLLLDPGFGFGKSLQHNLTLLRHLDRFRELQLPLLVGISRKSMIGAVLDGIPVDQRLPGGLACAVMAVERGADIVRTHDVKATAEAVRMTHAVMGAAGQE